A single window of Sulfitobacter sp. JL08 DNA harbors:
- a CDS encoding acetate/propionate family kinase encodes MTQDVVITFNAGSSSLRCGVFRLTGADPEPVGTFGIRGIPDRMVLTRRDMQAGTQDETTLPAPQSPERAHPEALGHMIERLDGIAGTYTIRAFAHRIVHGGADYAHPVRIDDDVMTHLKALEPLAPSHQPHNLRPIRRMRDHYPDVPQIACFDTAFHRTQPRLAQLFALPRALGDAGILRYGFHGLSYDYIAHRLERDYPDLARGRVIVAHLGHGVSLCALKDGQSIATTMGLTALDGMPMGQRCGTIDPGVVLHLIMDRGYSASEVRDMLYEESGLMGVSDISGEMNDLLASDDLHAAEAIDYFTYHFTRNVGALQATLGGVDAIVLTGGMGKYIPALRARLVDALAWMGIALDRDANAAGGPVLTTQDSRFPVLMLPTDEELILARGAAGILDKG; translated from the coding sequence ATGACTCAGGATGTCGTCATCACCTTCAACGCAGGTTCCTCCAGCCTGCGCTGTGGCGTTTTTCGCCTGACCGGCGCTGATCCCGAACCGGTCGGCACCTTCGGCATTCGCGGTATCCCCGACCGTATGGTGCTGACGCGGCGTGATATGCAGGCCGGCACGCAGGACGAAACCACCCTGCCCGCGCCGCAAAGCCCCGAGCGCGCCCACCCCGAGGCGTTGGGCCACATGATTGAGCGGCTGGACGGGATCGCGGGCACCTACACGATCCGCGCTTTTGCGCACCGGATCGTGCATGGCGGCGCAGATTACGCCCATCCGGTGCGCATCGACGATGATGTGATGACACATCTCAAGGCGCTGGAACCGCTGGCGCCCAGCCACCAGCCCCACAATCTGCGCCCGATCCGCCGGATGCGCGACCATTACCCCGATGTGCCGCAGATCGCGTGTTTCGATACCGCATTTCACCGCACCCAACCGCGTCTGGCGCAACTGTTCGCGCTGCCCCGCGCGCTGGGGGATGCGGGCATTCTGCGTTACGGGTTTCACGGCCTGTCCTATGATTACATCGCCCACCGGCTGGAACGCGATTATCCCGATCTGGCTCGCGGGCGCGTGATTGTCGCGCATCTGGGCCACGGGGTCAGCCTGTGTGCGCTGAAAGACGGGCAAAGCATTGCCACCACCATGGGCCTGACGGCGCTGGACGGCATGCCGATGGGTCAGCGCTGCGGCACGATTGACCCCGGCGTGGTGCTGCATCTGATCATGGATCGCGGGTACAGCGCGTCCGAAGTGCGCGATATGCTGTATGAAGAATCCGGCCTGATGGGCGTGTCCGACATCAGCGGCGAAATGAACGATCTGCTGGCCAGCGACGATCTCCATGCCGCTGAAGCCATTGACTATTTTACCTATCACTTCACCCGAAACGTCGGGGCCTTGCAGGCCACATTGGGCGGGGTGGATGCGATCGTGCTGACCGGTGGCATGGGCAAATACATTCCCGCCCTGCGCGCCCGTCTGGTTGATGCGCTGGCTTGGATGGGCATCGCGCTGGACAGGGATGCCAATGCCGCAGGCGGCCCGGTTCTGACGACACAAGACAGTCGCTTTCCGGTTCTGATGCTGCCAACAGACGAAGAACTGATCCTTGCGCGGGGCGCGGCCGGCATTCTGGACAAGGGCTGA